GAGCCAGCAGGCCTTCATCATGAAGCGCAACGGCGTGAAGATCGAGCTGTGGGACAACCTGCGCAAGACCTTCAGCCGCAAGGCCAGCCCAGCCAAGGGCTGAGCGGTCGCCAGGCGAAACGAACCAGAAACCCCGGGTCGCACCCGGGGTTTTTCTTTGCTAGCCTCCTGCAAGGCCTTTGAGCTTCAGGTGCTGCAGCAGCATGATGGTCTTGCCGTCAATAATCCGGCCCTGGCCCACCATGGCGAGGGCTTCGTCGAGGGCCATTTCCAGCACCTCGATGTCCTCCCCCTCATGCCTGTCGCCTCCCCCCTGGCCGATCCGGTCGTCCGGGGAATAGCGGGCCATGAAGAACATCAGCCTCTCCGTCACGCTGCCTGGGCTCATGAAGGCATGGAAAACGGGCTCGGTCTCGCGGAGCCGGTAGCCGAGCTCCTCCTCCGCCTCGCGGCGGATGCAGGTCTCCGGGTCGTCCTTGTCGAGCAGTCCGGCGCAGGCCTCGATCAGGGGCTCGGTATGGCCGCTCACATAGGCCGGCAGCCGGAACTGCCGGACGAGGAGCACCGTGCCGCGATCCGGATCGTAGGGCAGGATCACGGCGCCGTGGCCGCGATCATAGGTCTGCCGGACCTGCC
This region of Microvirga mediterraneensis genomic DNA includes:
- a CDS encoding NUDIX domain-containing protein, whose amino-acid sequence is MTDAPILIRSVEILSEDWAILKKFTFDYRRRDGSLERQVRQTYDRGHGAVILPYDPDRGTVLLVRQFRLPAYVSGHTEPLIEACAGLLDKDDPETCIRREAEEELGYRLRETEPVFHAFMSPGSVTERLMFFMARYSPDDRIGQGGGDRHEGEDIEVLEMALDEALAMVGQGRIIDGKTIMLLQHLKLKGLAGG